From the Brienomyrus brachyistius isolate T26 chromosome 23, BBRACH_0.4, whole genome shotgun sequence genome, the window GTTTGATGGCTGCCTCTGTGGAGGGCTGGAGCCACGCGGCTGGATCTCCACCTTCTTTCCACCCAGACGGACGTCAGGATAACGGAAGCTGCTGTTTATCACTGCCTTCGGCTCCTGCAGGACCGGCAGACCTGAGTCCAGATGGTCCTTCGTTGGTTCATTGGCACTGGCCTCAGGAGCCAGGCACGGTGCACGGGCACAGCGCCCGCAAATTTTGGACAGGCCACAGGTCAACAAGCAGCACAACACAGTCCAACACCTTGGCCGGCCTGGTCCAACGCAAGGCAGACACACCTCCCAGCCCGGCAGGGACTCCACAGAGCCCGGAATGAAGTCAATGCTTTCAGGCCTGTGACCATTAGCATTCCCGGGGAGGGACTTCATAGCTAAAAATGCTCCAGTCTCATGATCCCCCGGATCCACACTGCGCTCTTGGAATTGGTTCTGGCCCAATCTGCTGTCCCAATACTGCTTGGGACTATCGTTTCGCGTCCCCTGCCGCTGGCCTGCCTTATCACAGCCATGGGGCGGTTTGAGTGGGTGGAGTTCCTGGGAACCTCCTATGCTGGATCCAGGCATGACTCAGCGAATCTTGGGTCTGAAGAAGGATAAGGATAGGGTTAGGAAGCAGGCCGTGAAGACGAGAAAAGGAAGAGAAGAGAGAAGGATGGGGATGAAGGAGATGCAGCACCACGAAAGGCACGGCATCTGTTATATTTCATCTGTATTCATATTAATTAAGCTCTGAAAACAGGCGTGATAAGGTACATCCAATCTCTCCTGCTCAAAACTTTTTGTATCTGTATAATTGTAGCAAGCTGAAAACACTCTTGGACAgattaaaaacagaatgcatgtTTGCTGCATATGTAATTACGAACTAAAAAAGTCATCCTCATATAAACTTTTCCTCAGAGATATGCAAGTATTAATGAGAGCCTTACCAAATTAGATAAACGTCATTATTATTTAATCTTTAATATTTCTGATTTGTTTAcgtaatataatattttatttaaaaaaacactatTAGCTACACTTTAAAAAATCCGGCCGTTCCTTCTGGAAGATAGAAGATAATACGCAAGACAGCATGATGTATAAATTACATAATAAAGGACTCTCAGCATTTACGCCACTTGGGAAATAGTAGCCTACCTGTACCTGCATGAACCAAAAACACGAACAGCGGCCGCAGACATTAACCTGACTACCGGAAAGTTCAGCGACGCCATGAAGCGGCATATTCTCCCGAGCTGTGCCAATACACTAATCAAGAAATTACACAAAAGCCTTAATTTACTGTCCGTCATTCCTCAAAGGCAAACAGCTGGGTCGTGGCCTGTAGGACACCCGTGTCTGCATAAAAGCGTCAATAGGGAGTACCAAGCAAGTTCCGTACATCTGCTGGTATCGAAACCATAAGCGAAGATTCTTTATTTTAAGAGTGACCAATACTGCGAGAAAAACACTTTCATTAAAATTTCTCATTAATAGGGAAATTGAGAGTTTTTAATACACTCCAGTGAATTTGACTCTTTTACTTTCTGTTGTGTCTCTCGTGTCTGCTGTCTTTGGCATACTGTTTCTCTAAGTTTGAAAGGACAGTCCTACATTTAATGAAAAATCACAATGCAATGTTTTCTTCGAATCCTAAACATACCGAACTGACCGCACAGTATGTAGGACTTCAGTTCGCGGCGGATTTCTCTCCCTTTCCCTGCCGGAAGTTAAGCTCCTATTCCCGCTGCTATTCCTCCTTCGGCAGACTTTCTGCGGTCTCTTTCAGTTTCTGTCGGCGTTCCCGCTTCACCTTCGCCCGCGTCCCGCCGGGGCTTCAGCTCTCCTTCCGAGCGGAAGCCAAGTGGGCACGAAGAGAGCCCGTTTTCTCCGATGTGGCCGCCGACTTCCCCGCAGCCCTACACCTTACCTGCGGATACAGGTACAGGCAAACCTCGCCCGCCCACAGCCGCTCTGACGTCGCACTGCTGTTTACCGGCCGTTTCATCAGCCCTCTTCCCGGGAATCATACTTGCTTAGCAAAGACGCGGAACCACTTGCGCTATCATAAAGAAGCGATTTTGTAGTCGGAGAACATTTCAGAATACATATAGACTTTTAAAATGATGTATCTTTGGCATTAAACTATATGTATTCAAGACCTATTTCCACCGCAGTAATTCTTCTGCATGGCATGAAGTGACAGGTGGTCTGTAGTAGAACTTGTCAGTGAAATGGAGGGAAAGTCCTTGCCAATGTTAACTCAATTGAAACCAATTAAGTAACCAATTGAAgtttgtttaaatttgtttatACTGGCACGGCAGGACAGGTTCGTTTGGGATTTAAATGACTAATTTCTTCCAGTTGCAGGCTCAGTTGTCAGGAGTGCTTTCTATTTCTCTGTTTCATAATAATTAACACTGTACTTCTACGTAAATCACATAATTTGTTCATATAACGCAACAGATGTTTTGCATCCATTAGGCCCACTAAACAGATTTCACATTTTACAATTATCTTTTCATAGATACTatagtgggggcggcatggtggttaagtggttagcactgttgccaggtttgagtctccacctgggtcacatgtgtgtggactttgcatgttctccccatatcatcctccgggtactcctgtttcctcccacagtccaaagacatgctgaggctaattggagttgctaaattgcccgtagtaatgcatgtgtgagtgaatggtgtgtgagtgtgccctgcgatgggctggccccccatcctgggttgttccctgccttgtgcccattgcttctgggataggctccggaccccctgcgacccagtaggataagcggtttggaaaatggatcgaTGGATGTTAATCTTAAATGACACATTTCAGAAATTATCTTAGATAGAATGTAGTGCAATGCAATGttttaaatatacatacaaatgcGGGTCAAGTAATGGGGGAGTGGGTTACTCTGATCACCTGTTACCTTTCTTAAAAATATCCCAGTATCACACGGAGAAGAAGTGGAATTTAATTCAGAGGACACAAACCCAGGCTGGTACTCACCTGCTGCTGAATTTCAAAGGGAGACCCTGCACCTGCTTTTGCACACTTCAAGCCCTGCACATACCCATTGACTAAATCCTTTGCTTAGTCATTTTCAGTATACAATCCCTCAAGGACACACCAACTTCTGCTATCCGTTAGTAGCTGGAAAACATGCTACTGAACATGATTTACAAATTCACCTGAGATCTTTAGCTCAATACATATCTCAGATaagtatgtaataa encodes:
- the LOC125719100 gene encoding keratinocyte differentiation factor 1-like, whose protein sequence is MPGSSIGGSQELHPLKPPHGCDKAGQRQGTRNDSPKQYWDSRLGQNQFQERSVDPGDHETGAFLAMKSLPGNANGHRPESIDFIPGSVESLPGWEVCLPCVGPGRPRCWTVLCCLLTCGLSKICGRCARAPCLAPEASANEPTKDHLDSGLPVLQEPKAVINSSFRYPDVRLGGKKVEIQPRGSSPPQRQPSNPTRGEHLSVSRLSDYSLDSPSDGGSEDGMDIDSLIAKKLLELYTQHQIEQLARCTSDSVFLSRTSQISQLISNIQQEHDLEEQDAECRIVHGIIRLSTRKGPKNGHRGARQSETLPDSGNDTMVETIHSFDTYHDVRISEQTPSDRLARDMRMSGRKAQSSTSYASYSPSHHDSVVASSGTPLLQPFTSK